One window of Lacerta agilis isolate rLacAgi1 chromosome 14, rLacAgi1.pri, whole genome shotgun sequence genomic DNA carries:
- the LOC117058431 gene encoding olfactory receptor 2D3-like, whose amino-acid sequence MSDMGNGTVFKDFILLGFSSVSHSRILLFILFLTIYVVTLSGNSLIIGVTSIDSRLATPMYYFLRNLAAIDICYITSTVPQLLVHFLSQTQSISLLACATQNYAFFAFGVTECFLLAVMAYDRYVAICNPLNYMLVMGQGACAKMAVASWVCGFLQSVVLTVYTFHVPFCKSNRIDHFFCEAPQVLKLSCSDTYMNEMVIFAVAVMVLIIPLSLVFVSYTRIVGTILRMSSAAGRLKTFSTCASHLIVVSLFYGAAIFMYMRPKSTHSANQDKMISLFYSVITPMLNPIIYSLRNKEVKGAVMRILRKTLDS is encoded by the coding sequence ATGTCAGACATGGGAAATGGAACAGTTTTTAAGGATTTCATCCTACTGGGATTCTCAAGTGTCTCACATAGTCGGATCCTTCTCTTCATACTCTTTCTGACCATCTATGTGGTCACACTATCAGGGAACAGCCTCATCATTGGCGTCACTAGCATTGACTCCCGGTTGGCCACACCGATGTACTATTTCCTCCGGAACCTTGCAGCCATCGACATTTGCTACATCACTAGCACAGTTCCACAGCTGCTAGTCCATTTCTTGAGCCAAACCCAGTCAATCTCACTTCTGGCCTGTGCTACCCAGAACTACGCCTTTTTCGCCTTTGGTGTGACTGAATGCTTTCTTCTGGCTGTCATGGCCTATGACCGCTATGTGGCTATCTGCAACCCCCTAAACTACATGCTGGTGATGGGGCAGGGAGCATGTGCTAAGATGGCGGTTGCTTCATGGGTCTGCGGTTTCCTCCAATCAGTGGTCCTTACAGTGTACACCTTTCATGTGCCCTTCTGCAAGTCCAACCGTATTGACCATTTCTTCTGTGAGGCCCCTCAGGTGCTCAAGTTGTCCTGTTCTGACACTTATATGAATGAAATGGTCATATTTGCTGTGGCTGTAATGGTCCTCATTATCCCCCTCTCCCTAGTCTTTGTGTCCTACACCCGCATTGTGGGAACCATTTTGCGCATGAGCTCAGCAGCTGGGCGCCTGAAGACGTTCTCCACCTGTGCTTCACACCTCATAGTTGTCTCCCTTTTTTATGGGGCTGCCATTTTCATGTACATGAGGCCCAAATCTACCCACTCAGCCAATCAGGACAAGATGATCTCCCTGTTCTACTCTGTCATTACCCCTATGCTCAACCCCATTATCTACAGCCTCAGGAACAAGGAAGTGAAGGGGGCAGTGATGAGAATTCTGAGGAAAACACTGGATTCTTAG